One window of the Choristoneura fumiferana chromosome 18, NRCan_CFum_1, whole genome shotgun sequence genome contains the following:
- the LOC141437877 gene encoding uncharacterized protein: MKFICACVCLALAMEGASPAPAPADGFVFPDERRREKKLDPVITPPVLPYIEHLERDPSTLLPNETKGRHAVPGSVKPRFGFGGGFNVRPTGNGGLTASISSSGSGGGASHSASQSFSFGFNEGFSASQSASQASSFNGFGSGFGGSQASSQAASFGGAGGSLSGAASQASSFGGFGGSGSQSASQAFGLNSLGGFQPHEATFGDGLLDVRHRGIPNFPSFEDFVGTSKGIGAATFRSRKSRPLTRDGDDFLAVLVSNS, encoded by the exons ATGAAGTTCATCTGCGCGTGTGTGTGTCTCGCGTTGGCGATGGAAGGCGCAAGccccgcgccggcgccggccgaCGGGTTCGTGTTCCCGGACGAGCGACGAAGAGAAAAGAAACTTGATCCAGTTATCACACCTCCTGTTCTACCTTACATAGAGCATTTGGAGCGTGACCCAAGCACGCTGCTTCCTAATGAAACGAAGGGAAGGCACGCAGTTCCTGGTTCGGTGAAGCCTCGATTTGGATTTGGGGGAGGTTTTAATGTGAGGCCTACAGGGAATGGAGGGTTGACAGCTAGTATAAGCAGCAGCGGCAGTGGCGGCGGTGCCAGTCACTCGGCTTCCCAATCCTTCTCTTTCGGGTTCAACGAAGGTTTTAGTGCATCGCAGTCTGCGAGCCAAGCGTCGTCTTTCAATGGATTTGGCAG TGGCTTCGGTGGCAGCCAGGCCAGCAGTCAGGCGGCGTCGTTCGGAGGCGCGGGGGGCTCCTTGTCCGGTGCAGCGTCCCAGGCTTCTTCATTCGGTGGTTTCGGAGGCTCCGGTAGCCAAAGCGCTTCTCAGGCCTTCGGGTTGAACTCCCTTGGAGGCTTCCAGCCGCATGAG GCAACCTTCGGTGATGGTTTACTGGATGTCCGACACAGAGGGATTCCCAACTTTCCTTCTTTCGAAGATTTCGTTGGAACGAGTAAGGGAATTGGGGCTGCTACTTTTAGAAGCAGAAAGTCGAGGCCTCTAACCAGAGACGGTGATGACTTTTTAGCTGTTCTAGTCTCTAATAGTTAA